In the genome of Bombus affinis isolate iyBomAffi1 chromosome 7, iyBomAffi1.2, whole genome shotgun sequence, one region contains:
- the LOC126918909 gene encoding soma ferritin-like produces the protein MLKLRSDRKILNDVFNSFVRQLYTKETKLYKGICKPKLFPAKFLATSCKDEFCIDKPTKWPSGKPANFKFHQETETILNEQINAELKAFYHYLSMAAYFGRADVALPGCESFFMQMHHEEHEHAIRFLNYVKMRGGLVNLCPIQPPSDQDWKCPLHAFKTALTLELEVAEKLVAVNTVAEKHGDLNASDFIVTGFMEDQMKSVNEMGRFVAVLSGIGDQSLARFIFDKDLLEHYVQPKFNILRSKLRPNSTDK, from the exons ATGTTAAAATTGCGTAGTGATAGAAAAATTCTTAATGATGTTTTCAACTCGTTTGTTCGACAATTATATACTAAAGA AACTAAACTCTATAAGGGAATATGTAAACCAAAACTATTTCCTGCCAAATTTTTGGCAACCTCCTGCAAGGACGAATTTTGCATTGATAAACCTACGAAATGGCCAAGTGGAAAACCGGCCAATTTTAAGTTTCATCAAGAAACTGAAACTATATTAAACGAACAAATAAATGCGGAACTGAAAGCTTTCTATCATTATTTGTCCATG GCTGCATACTTTGGGCGCGCAGATGTAGCATTGCCTGGCTGTGAATCATTTTTCATGCAAATGCATCATGAGGAACATGAGCATGCTATCAGATTTCTAAATTACGTCAAAATGCGCGGAGGTCTTGTAAATTTATGTCCAATACAACCTCCTTCCGACCAAGATTGGAAATGTCCATTGCACGCTTTTaaa ACAGCATTGACTTTGGAACTAGAAGTAGCTGAAAAACTAGTAGCAGTAAATACTGTTGCGGAAAAACATGGCGATTTAAATGCTAGTGATTTTATTGTTACCGGCTTTATGGAAGATCAAATGAAGAGTGTGAATGAAATGGGAAGATTTGTAGCTGTCCTGTCTGGTATCGGTGATCAATCATTAGCACGCTTTATATTTGATAAAGATTTACTTGAACATTACGTTCAACCAAAATTTAATATTCTTCGTTCAAAACTGCGACCAAATAGTACTGACaagtaa
- the LOC126918916 gene encoding soma ferritin-like isoform X1, which translates to MVPLYLRSNLTKLTRMKSNIMDLVRQNFHKDCEQAINNQINLELFSSYVYLSMAYYFDRCDVALPGHYTYFKKASDEEREHAMKFMTYQNKRGGSITLTPIENPPKDDWISAHDAMMEALKLERQVNESLLQIHALATRHNDPNLLDFLETEYLKEQVDSINELANHITKLERVGDGVGVHIFDQELGE; encoded by the exons atGGTGCCTTTATATTTGCGTtctaatttaacgaaattaactAGAATGAAGTCGAATATCATGGATCTGGTTAGACAAAATTTTCACAAGGACTGTGAACAAGCGATTAATAACCAAATCAACTTGGAATTATTCTCCAGTTATGTCTATCTGTCTATG GCATATTACTTCGATAGATGCGACGTAGCTTTACCAGGTCATTATACGTATTTCAAAAAAGCTTCAGACGAAGAAAGAGAACACGCCATGAAATTTATGACTTATCAAAACAAGAGAGGTGGCAGCATCACTCTGACACCTATTGAAAACCCGCCAAAAGATGACTGGATCAGCGCTCATGATGCTATGATGGAAGCATTGAAGCTAGAAAGACAAGTTAATGAG AGTCTTCTCCAAATACACGCCTTAGCGACTCGACACAACGATCCAAACTTGTTAGATTTCCTTGAAACCGAGTATCTGAAAGAACAAGTAGACTCCATCAATGAACTTGCCAACCACATAACGAAATTAGAAAGAGTTGGCGATGGTGTAGGAGTGCATATTTTCGACCAAGAACTTGGGGAATAA
- the LOC126918916 gene encoding ferritin, heavy subunit-like isoform X2: MVPLYLRSNLTKLTRMKSNIMDLVRQNFHKDCEQAINNQINLELFSSYVYLSMAYYFDRCDVALPGHYTYFKKASDEEREHAMKFMTYQNKRGGSITLTPIENPPKDDWISAHDAMMEALKLERQVNEVFNIHSFKWGCNSVVECPLRMRKVLGSNPSSSNLIFSFFSL; the protein is encoded by the exons atGGTGCCTTTATATTTGCGTtctaatttaacgaaattaactAGAATGAAGTCGAATATCATGGATCTGGTTAGACAAAATTTTCACAAGGACTGTGAACAAGCGATTAATAACCAAATCAACTTGGAATTATTCTCCAGTTATGTCTATCTGTCTATG GCATATTACTTCGATAGATGCGACGTAGCTTTACCAGGTCATTATACGTATTTCAAAAAAGCTTCAGACGAAGAAAGAGAACACGCCATGAAATTTATGACTTATCAAAACAAGAGAGGTGGCAGCATCACTCTGACACCTATTGAAAACCCGCCAAAAGATGACTGGATCAGCGCTCATGATGCTATGATGGAAGCATTGAAGCTAGAAAGACAAGTTAATGAG GTTTTTAACATCCATTCTTTCAAGTGGGGGTGTAACTCAGTGGTAGAGTGTCCGCTTCGCATGCGGAAAGTCCTGGGTTCAAATCCCAGCTCCTCCAAtctgattttttcttttttttcgttatAA